The bacterium sequence TTCAACCTGGGATCGTCTCCTACGTAGTAGAGAGGACTGATATCATGACTGCCTCGAAGCGCTTTAAGAAATAATTTATCTTCCCTCAGGTTAAGTAGCCTTGGTTTCCTTTCCAGATTTGGGTTATAAACTTTTATTATCTCCGTTCCCTTACTGTCCACGATAGAAATAGTAACGAAATCCTCGCTTGTCTCCAAAAGAGATTTCAGCACAACTCTCTTTTCTGACCAGGACATTTTTGCAATCTTCTGAGAAGTGATTATAAATGATAGTTTCCCTCTCAGATTATCTATGTAATCGTCAATCTTCTCCGCCAGCGACTGAGCCAGATGGGTATGGAGCTCTAAGATAGAATCCTGAAGAGCTACCCTGTTGATATTAATCATCCTCAGTCCCACAATGGAGAGCGGAAGGACAGCGAGAACGACCATAATAAGGATAAATTTATGGAATAGTCTAATTTTTATTGCCATTTCACCAGTAATTATACCTGAAATTTCTCCGAATATCAACCCGTAATAGCAATTTGAGTCTTCTCATTTATGGAGGAGAATTATTACCTCACCTTTTACTTTTCTTCCCTTAAGTAGAGTCAATACCTGGTCAATGCTTCCCCTGATGACTTCTTCAAACTTCTTGGTTAATTCCCGGGCGATAACTACATTCACCTCACCAAAATTTTCCTTGACAGCCTCCAGAGTAGCCACTATCCTGTTTGGCGATTCATAAAAAATAACTGTCTTTTCAAAATTAAATAGTTCTTTTAGCCGTTTTGTTAATTTTCCTTTCTTACGGGGTAAAAAGCCCGTAAAGATGAATCCATCAGTGGGCAGGCCTGAGACTACCAGTGCGGATATAGCAGCGCAGGGGCCAGGAATTGACTGGATAATAATTCCCTTCTCTATTGCTTTCTTTATGAGAGGATAACCAGGGTCAGAAATTCCGGGCGTTCCTGCTTCTGATACTATAGCAACATTCTTGCCTCTATTCAGGGTGTCAATTAGATAATCTGCTTTACTTTCTCTGCCGTAATAGCTGGTGAGGGGAGTGTGAATACCATAATGGCTTAATAATTTTCTGGTCTTTCTTGTATCTTCAGCTGCAATTAAATCGACTTCCTTGAGAATACGCAGTGCTCTCAAGGTTACATCTTCCAGATTCCCAATGGGAGTGGCCACAACATAGAGTATACTCATAATCCTTGCCTTATCCTGGCAACTGGGGGTAGCCTCCTTTTGTGCTTTGAATTCTTAACAAAATTCTTGACTTTCTCGATATTTTCTATGGAAAAGCCAAGAGTTAGTAATTTCTTAATACTATATTTTTTCTCCAACATACAATATAACATTTTATCCAGCTCATCGTAACTGATGCCCAGTTCTCCTTCATCGGTCTGCCCCGGCCATAAGCCTGCCGATGGACGCCTGTTTATAATGGGCTCAGGAACCCCGAGATATCTCGCCAGTTGCCTCACCTGGGTCTTGTAAAGGTCGCCCAGTGGTTCCAGGTCGACTCCTCCGTCGCCATATTTGGTAAAATAGCCCATACTTAGCTCCGTCTTATTGCTTGTCCCCAGTACCAAACCCCTCAAGGATAATGCCCAGTCGTAAAGTATAGACATCCTCTCCCGCGCCATCTTGTTTCCCCTCCTCACGTATTCCAGTGTTTTAACCTGGGAAGCATCACTTCCCGGGAGAGCATGATGGGGAATCCTTTTATAAGAAAATTTCATGAAATATTCTTCAATCATAGGGTCAATTTTAATTATCTGTGAATTTATCCCCAGCTTTCTAACAATGAGCCGGGCATCCTTTACGCTCTCCGACTGGTAAGATCTGTAAGGTAGAATTAAAGCATACACATCGTGAGGGTCTCCCAGTGCCTCCACCGCCAGGTAAGCAACGACTGTTGAATCGATTCCACCAGAAAGGCCTAAGACCGCTCGCTGGAATTCACTATTCTCTATTCTCTTTCTAATAAATTCTACTAAAACTTTTTTTACTCGCCTGCAGTTAATTGCCGGGTTTTCCACTTATAGCCCTTCCTTTTCTAATTCTCCTCTGTCCAGTAGTCTCAAGAAAGCTTCAACTACCCGGGGATCGAATTTTTTTCCACTCTCTTTCTCCAATTCTTCTCTGGCCTTTTTCCTGGTCAACGCTTTGCGGTAGGGCCGGTCGGAGGTCATGGCATCGAAAGCATCAGCGACACTAATGATCCTCGCACCTAAGGGAATCGCTTCGCCTCTCAGTCCCTCCAGATAGCCCTTGCCGTCAAAACGTTCATGATGGTAAAGAATTAACGGAGCAATTCCATTTAAGAACTTAACGGGAGTTATAATGCTTTCCCCAATTAAAGGATGCATTTTGACAATCTCGTATTCTGTCCCCGAGAGTGCACCTTTTTTCGTCAGGATTGATTCCTGAATACCAATCTTTCCAATGTCATGA is a genomic window containing:
- the rsmI gene encoding 16S rRNA (cytidine(1402)-2'-O)-methyltransferase, whose protein sequence is MSILYVVATPIGNLEDVTLRALRILKEVDLIAAEDTRKTRKLLSHYGIHTPLTSYYGRESKADYLIDTLNRGKNVAIVSEAGTPGISDPGYPLIKKAIEKGIIIQSIPGPCAAISALVVSGLPTDGFIFTGFLPRKKGKLTKRLKELFNFEKTVIFYESPNRIVATLEAVKENFGEVNVVIARELTKKFEEVIRGSIDQVLTLLKGRKVKGEVIILLHK
- a CDS encoding NAD+ synthase; the encoded protein is MENPAINCRRVKKVLVEFIRKRIENSEFQRAVLGLSGGIDSTVVAYLAVEALGDPHDVYALILPYRSYQSESVKDARLIVRKLGINSQIIKIDPMIEEYFMKFSYKRIPHHALPGSDASQVKTLEYVRRGNKMARERMSILYDWALSLRGLVLGTSNKTELSMGYFTKYGDGGVDLEPLGDLYKTQVRQLARYLGVPEPIINRRPSAGLWPGQTDEGELGISYDELDKMLYCMLEKKYSIKKLLTLGFSIENIEKVKNFVKNSKHKRRLPPVARIRQGL